The nucleotide window CCATCGAAATTAGCGATTCCATCTCCCGTACTGTAGATGCGTCAGCTACTATCACGATTGTGCCTTAAACACTATACTGGTGGCGGTCGAACCGTGAGGTGGCTATGAGCTACACGATGACCCGCCGCGTCGATGGTCCGTTTCAAGATGTCGTCGACTCGACCGTCGACGCGCTAGAAGCCGAGGAGTTCGGCGTGCTGAGCGATATCAACCTACAAGCCAAACTCGAAGAGAAACTCGACCTCGAGGGATATCCGGAGTACCGCATCCTCGGCGCGTGTAACCCACCGCTAGCCGAACAAGGACTGGATGCCGAACGCGACCTCGGCGCGCTGCTGCCCTGTAACGT belongs to Haladaptatus cibarius D43 and includes:
- a CDS encoding DUF302 domain-containing protein; this encodes MSYTMTRRVDGPFQDVVDSTVDALEAEEFGVLSDINLQAKLEEKLDLEGYPEYRILGACNPPLAEQGLDAERDLGALLPCNVVVYKDDGDVVVSAVDPDTLLGVVENPALDGIAEDVRERFDRVLDDVAAEY